The genomic DNA GAATGGATTCACCGTTAGCTAACTATGCCCCACTAAACCTGTATCATGACTGTCAAGAAGCCCCCCATCGATTCCGATGAGGGGCTCTTTGGCGTTGGTTAGCTTCTCGTTAATTGCTGTAATGCTTCCTTTAAAACCTTAATTTGCGCCGTGTACGTTGCAATCCCATAGTTGGCAGTCAAGCGTTGGTTTTCCGTCATCCCCCGGGCTTGCCAATCAGTCAAATTAGCGTGGAGTGCATCTAACTTTAACTGCTTCAGATCCAACTCTTGTTGCACTAAGGTACGTTTTTGCGCTGGCGTCAGTTGATCCCCAAAGTACATTTTTAATAAGAAATCTGATTTAAAGGTGTCCGTCGCAAGCTCTGACGTTAGCGCCTGGCGAAATGCAGTTTGACCGGCGGGTAAGATTGAAAACACGTTTTTATTGGGCTTTTCCGTTTGGTTAACCTGGCGCTTGGTCACCAGAGCATCCTGTTCAAGCTTCCGTAACGTCGGATAAATCATCCCGTAGCTGCCATCATAGAAATGACTCAACTGGTTTTGAATAATTTCGTTGATCTCATAGCCCGTCAGTGGTCCCCGGGTTTCTAGTAGACCCAAAATAATTTCTTTCCCCTTCATCCTTCGCCCTCCTATAACTATCGTTGCTGTCATTATAAGCGACTTTGCGTAGAAAAGGGAAACTTTTTTCTTAACTTAGAACTTTTAAAAACATTTCAATCTCACCATTGGCTAATCCATTCGCACCTTTTCTTCATGACCACCCTTACGAAAAAAACGGCACCAGGGTTTTCAGCGCCCAGACTAAAAAGCCACCCACCGGAAAAATCAACCACCAATCTCGGTGGAGAAATTCCCACCCGTTCATCTGGTGGCTTGGGACAGGTTGCTCACCTGGGCTTGGTTGGGCAGACACCAACTCGTCGAGCGAGCACTCCAACAACTCCGTTAATTTAATTAACGTGTTAAGATCCGGAGTTGCCGTTCCAGCTTCCCACTTGGAGACTGCTTGGCGCGAAATAAACAGTTGCTCGGCTAATTCCGCCTGCGATAATCCCCGGTTGCTCCGTAATTTTTTTAATTGCTGTGCAAATTTATTTTTCATGAGCATCCTTCCTTTCATGGTTAGTTTTATTATTACCAAATCTAATCTAATTTGCAAAGCAAACTTTGACCGGGCTCCGCATCCAATCCGGGCAACCCCGCCCGTTTCAGTTGCCACCCCGCACCGCTGAGGTGCCCTCAAACTAGTTCAATTACTCCCAACGAAACAAGCACCGCAACGATTGGTTGCGATGCTTGTTATGCGTACCTTAATAACCAGCTGGAAGCTTCCAGAAGCTTTGCTTGTTATGATCCTGCAGGTATTGTTTGAATTTCTTGGAGTGGTAAGCCTTGCTAACTGCCTTCGCCCACTTCTGCTTGGCGCTCTTCTGATCCACTGCCACAACGAGGTAGTAATCTGGTTTGATGTCTTCTGCTAATAACATCGTCTTCGTCGAAATCTTGGCTGGATAAGCCGTCGACCCCGGCAAGATTACGTACGCAAAGTCCGATCGCGACCGCGGAATCTGCACGTCCTGCATTTCTTTAATCTTTAAATCATATTTGTTGGTAGCAATATCCTTACTGGTGGCTTTAATCGGATCAACTCCCGGTTTTAGCGTGATCCACCCGGCCTTAACCAGCACGTTGTAGGCCCGCGCCATGTTCGAGGGGTCATTCGGAATGGCCACGGAATCCCCCTTCGCAACTTCCTTCAAACTGTGCTTTTGGGCAGGATAGATCCCGGTCGGCACCGTCGGAATCTTCGTTAGTGCCGTTAAGTGGGCGTGTTTTTCGTGGTTAAAGTTGTTCATGTACGCGGTATGCTGATCCACATTCAAGTCCGCTTCGCCGTTATTGATGGCAACATCCGCTAGGGATAAATCGCTAAAGGACTGGTTTTTTACCCGATAGCCCTCCTGCTCCAGAATCGGCTTCACGCCCTTTAAGAAAAGTTCACTGTAAGGACCCGGTGACGAAGCTAGACGAATCGTTTTTCCGTCATCCTGCTTGGGTTTGATGATAAACGTAACGATAAAGAGAATGGCAAACACCACCACGATGCCACTAATAATGTACTTTTTCTTCATAATCGTCCTGCTCCTTTGTTAGTTGCATTCTAACTATCCACTCCTATTACTGCTCCTAACAACTGCGACCACCACGGTACTTCCCGCGTAGTGCCACTAACCGCTGGTTCATGTTTCCCTCCTTTACAACCTAAAAACGGACCACCATCAATTCATACCGACAGTGACCCGTTTTGTAGTGACCAGTAGTGCTCTCCACGAAACCCGTGTAATTGTTCAATATGAATTTTCTCCAAAAATTCGCTTACGAGCTACAGCAATCCGAAAGTTCCCTCATTTCCGCATTAATCATGCTCATTTTGAACAACAAGCTCGGCGCATCGATAGCATTCGTGGCACTCCTTTACTAATTTTTAATAAGTATACCACTTGGCCAGCAAACCACAAACATTTTTTTATTTTCACACCATTATTGCAGTAATTTACAAAAAAACCGACTTCCCCACGAGGGGAATTCGGTTGTTTAATCATTAGCATTCAAAGGATCCTGGTGGGTCGCTTGAAATTCCTGTTTGGCTTTTTTCTCAGTTTGCTTATACTTGGGCACAAATTCCTTACTGACCTTATCGATTTTTTGTTGGGTGGCTCGGACCTTTTTTTCAGCCGTCTGGCGCTGTGAAAAAATGGAAACATTCCAGGTTATTAACCCGGCAAGAATCAAGACAGCGGCGCTCACCACTAGTTTGGTCGGAGTGAGCAAGTGTTTTAGTTGCTGCATCATCGTTTTACCTCCCTAAAAACTTGAATTAAGTGAAACCGAACCTGCTTCGAGTTTAAATCTCCATGATTAAGATCCACCTTAAACAGGTAGCGATTCGTGTGCAACCGCCGATGGTGTCGGCCATAGTACGTGACGGTCACGTTAGCATAGTAGTAATGGCCGTTGCGCGCCTCTGAACTAGTGTAATTGTAAATCCCTACGTTATTCAATTGGGTTGGACCTAACACTGAATTTACCAAGGTGGTGGCATCTGTTTTGGTCAGATAGTGCTTCTGTAACTTTGTGATTGCTTGTTGCTTGGCCGCCACCGTCGGATAGTTCCCAAACGTAAGCTGCATTGCTTCCGTCAGCGCCTGGTTATTGGTCTTCGCAATCGTTTTCATGTTTTCGTACGTAATGTTTTCTTGGTACGTAACGTCATCTGGCTCCATTTCATCGTACGATTTTTTCAGCATCTTGTACTTAACCTGTAAGTTACTAGCTTTCGTTTGGGTCTTGTGCAACTGATACTGATTGACCCCCGTTAAAATAGCGACCACGACGACGATTAGCCCTAAGATTGCAAGGCCAATCGGCTTGCGATATTGGTTTAACTTCTGCACGTTCTTAACCTTCTTTACCGTTTTTTCCCTAGTATAGCACCAGTTCCCTTAATTGCGTACTGGAAGTTGCCGAACCCGGGCTCCGTGAACCCGCCTCCGGTCACAAAAAATAGTAAAATAAACCTAGTAAGTTCACTAAGTTACTAGGTAAAGGAGATTCCCATGGATTATAAAATTGCCGTACCCCAGACCCTGGCTGTGGCTGGCAAACAACAGTTACGCGAGCACGGGTTTACCGTCGTTGAGCTCCCGGATCAACAGGTCAGCACGTTGCTCAACCTTGCTCCCGATGCGTTTGGAATTATTTTAGCAACGGCCCCCTTCCCAAAGGAAACCATTCACCAGATGCCCAACCTTAAGATCATCGCCAGAAATGGCGTGGGTTACGATAATCTCGATGTCCCGTATCTAAAGCAACACGGGGTGTTAGTCACGATTACGCCGCTTGCAAACGCTGGAACGGTCGCAGAAACCACGCTAACGGCGATGCTTGCCCTTTCCAAGCACATAGTTCCCGCTACCAATGCCATGCGCGCCGGAGAGTGGGCAGCAGCCCGAACCCACTTGGGCTTTGACCTAGCCGGTAAAACCGTTGGTATCATTGGTTATGGTCGGATTGGTAAAATGGTCGAGCAAAAAATGAGCGCCCTTGACATGCGCATCCTGATTAACTCACCCCACGCCACAACTGCGGCCTACGGAACAATCGTGGATCGCGACACGCTCCTACGCGAATCAGACGTGGTAACCCTGCACCTACCGGTTCGTCCGGACACTAAAAATTCGATTGCCACCCGTGAATTTCAGTTAATGAAACCCTCCGCGGTCTTAATTAACTTTGCCCGCGGGGCGGTCGTTAATACGGCTGATTTAGTGACCGCCCTGCAAACCGGCGTCATTCAAGGAGCCGCCTTAGACGTGTTTGATCAAGAACCACTGCCCAAATCCAGCCCCCTCTATCAGCTCGAGAACGTGTTATTAACGCCCCACATTGCATCCAACACAGTTGAATGTACGAACCGGATGGCGACCGACGCCGCCAGTGAAATCATTCGCGTCGCTGAAGGAGCGGAGCCCCAGTGGCCCGTCCATTAGCCCAACAAAAAGTCCGAAGCATGATGCTTCGGACTTTTTGTTGGGCTAATTTTTTTAACCGGAGAACGCGGTTCGTTGATGACCCCACTCAGACTCGAACTGAGATCTGCCGCTTAGGAGGCGGATGCCCTATCCAGTTGTGCTATGGGGCCAAGTCACTCCCTGCTATTTTCTCACGAAAGCTACATTTCGTAAAGGTTACTTTGGCCAGTGCTTACCCTTGTTCTTCTGGTCCCGGCGCCGGTTTTTCTTTCGTTTCCGTTGCTTAGGCGGGTTACTTACCACCGGTTGAGTAGGTGTTCCTGGTCGCGTGGTCGAAGCCGGTTGCGTGGCGGTGGTAGTTGGTTTCGGCTGGGCCGGATTCGCTCCGGCCGGCGCCTCAACGTGATCGACTAGTTTCCCCCGGTAGTAGTAAATCGGTTGTAAGTCATAATCCGTGTCCCGCAAACACTTCTTTAGATCGCGCAGGTCGTGGTCGTCGCCAAAGTTAATCACTAAGCCGGGTTCACCCATCCGACCGGTCCGACCGACCCGGTGAATGTAGGTCGTCGCGTCACCCGGTAAATCATAGTTAATCACGGCCGGCAACTTGGGAATATCGAGTCCCCGGGCAGCCACGTCCGTCGTCAGCAATAGCTTAAACTGTCCCTTGCGAAAGGCCTTTAAGGCGCGTTCCCGTTGCATTTTAGTTTCGCTACCACTCAGCTTTTCCACCGGCGCATAGCCCTGGTGTTTAAAAAAGTTGTAAGCCCGGTTCAAGTCCTGACTCTGATTAAAAAAGACCAGGGCTTTAAAGTTCGGCAACTTGGTCAACCGGTTCAACACGTCATTTCGTTTGCCCCGAGAAACCTCAAACTGGCCGTGGCGAACCACTCCCCGACTCTGATCCTGCTTACGAACGTCAATTACTGTGGCCGGTTTTCCCATCTCGGTCTCTAAGTGGTGTAAAACATCGCTATCGGTGGCTGAAAAGTAGGCCACCTGCGCATCCCGGGGGACGGTTCCGACAATTGCTCGGACCTTCGCCCGCGAATCATCCTGCAGTAAATCATCCGCTTCATCCACCACCACGGTTTCGATTCCCTGCGGTTTCAACTTTCGATCCTGTAACAGGTTCAACACCCGCCCGGGGGTTCCCACAATGATTTCTGGGCGCTTTTTCAGCTTTTCCTGCTGCCGTTTCACGTTCGCACCTCCGATAATCGGGAGCACCTGGGCGTGAAACGGACCCGCCCAAGCGCGAATCACGTTGGTCACCTGCATAGCGAGTTCCTGGGACGGTTCCAGAATAATCACCTGGGGTCCGCCTCCGGCCAGTAAATTAGCCAGAATCGGCATCAAAAAGGCAACCGTTTTCCCCGACCCCGTCGGTGACAATGCCACAATGTCGGACCCGCCGTCAATCATTGGTTCGTAGACCGCCGTTTGAATCGCCGTGGGGGCCGCGTAGCCTAACTGGGCGAACCGGGTTTCAAATTGTTCTAACACTACTCATCCGCCTCCAGTTTGGTTGGGTATTCGAGCCCGGCAGCCGAAGCTAATCGACTCATCACCAGGTTCACGTTCTGCATCTGCTCTAACCAGAGCTCGTAGTCAGCCACATTTTGAGGTTGTGTAGGTTCCTGTAGTACCCGGGCAAAATCAGTCATTTCGGGAATCATCGGGTTCTTTCCATATAACTGACTGAGGATTTGGCGTTGGTTATTTTGAATGATGGAGGCCTCGGTCACTTCTCCAGCGCTATCAAACGTGATAATCTCTCGTCCGTGATAAATTTCTGAGTTGTGAGTCGAATTCGAAAGCTTGCTAAAGTTCAAGGTAACGTCAAAGGCTCCATAGTTCAAAATCGCCGTCCCCTTGCCATCCACTCCGGTTGAAATCATGGTTGGATAGTAAGCTACTCGTTCGGGAACCCCAAACAAGCCGACCGCATCATACACGGGATAGATCCCGAGGTCGGTCAACGCGCCTCCACCAAACTGGGGATTAAAAACGTTTGGGACTTGTCCAGCTAACACCTGGTCGTAGCGCGAGGAGTACTGGCTAAAGGTGAACTCAGCGCCATCAACCCCAGTATCTAAGCCACTCAGATAATCACGCACCGCTGCAAAGGCCGGCATGTGGACGTTTCTAGCTGCTTCGAAGTACCGTACTTGGGGATGGCGGGCGAGTTCATCCATTACACTTTGATACTGGTAGGGAGTTAGCACCGCTGGCTTTTCCACAATCACGTGTTTGTCGTGTTGGAGAGCCTGCAGAATTTGTTCGTAGTGCAACACGTTTGGTGAAGCAATGTAAACAACTTCCACGTTGGGGTCACTTAAAAATTGCTCCAAATCCGTGTACACCGTGGCAGGTTCATGCCCCTTGGCAAGCTCGCGGCCGCTAGCTTCGTGGCGGGAATAAACCGCGGTTAGCTGGTATTCGCCAGTGGCATGGGCGGCCTCAATCATGCGTTCCGTAATCCAGTTGGTGCCAATCGTTCCTAATTTAATCATGCTGCATCACTCCTAATCTCATGTTGTTTTAACACTTGCAGATATTGATTCCATTGTACCGTACTCCCCCGAAAGGCCGTCATGCGAAAGGCGCTCCCCTTCCCGTTATTATATAGTTGTTCCTGCTTCGCTAAGCTCGCAAACGTCACATGCCGCCCGGACTTAGCGCGCGGTAACAGGAACTCCGTGTGGGGAATCCGCTTCAGCACCTGATAGTTTGTGGCACTCGTTTTAATCAGGACCGGCCGTTGGGAGTAGTGCTGCGTCCAAGCCACCAGTTGGCGCATCCGCCGCGCTAGTTGCTTCCGGTCCACCGTTTCGGCGTTGTAATCATTATAGTAGGAAAGGTTAATCATAATCGGCAGATCACCAATGTTATTGCCGAGGGTGCGCTTCAGGTTCTGTTCCTGCTCTCGCACCGAGCTGCTGAAACTGTATTGATGATATACCCCTACTTTAAGTCCGGAGCCGATGCTGCGGGTGTAGTTGTTGTTAAAATCATCGTCCGTCAAGCTTGCACCCTGGGTCGCGCGCAGGTACACGTATTTAACCCCGTTGGTTTGCAACTGGTTAAAATCAGCGTACTCATCCGTTTGGTCCAGCATCACCCCCCGCACAGGATAATTGCGCAGGAAGACTTGCTGGCGGGCGTGCCGGTTAATCACATGATGCCCGATCAGCACCCCCAGCAGCACTAGCCCGACTAGGATCACACTGGTCCACCCAAGCTTTCGGGAAAGTCGCCGCCGGTGCGCTCGTTGATAATCACTCCGTGTTTGTGCTTGCATTTTTTCTGGCCTACCATTTTTAAGATTACCCTTATCTTACCATGATTAGCGTGTTCCCGCTTGAAGTACCCAACGAATTCTCATATAATGAAAGCGTTATAATAAATCAAAAATCGTTGGCTGACCCAGCCAAAATCAATGATTAAGGGGAAAAATTATGGAATACGTAATTGGCGTTGACATTGGAACCACCAGTACTAAAACGGTTTTATACGATGATACCGGAGCCGTAAAGGGGTATTCAAATGACCTTTACAACCTGTACCAAGACACTCCAGACATGGCCGAAGAAGATCCAGAAGAAATCTTTAGTGCCATGCTGGCGGGGGTTTCCAAGGTCGTCGAAAAAGCAGACTTACAACCCGGCGAACTTAAAGGCATTTCTTACTCCTGTGCCATGCACAGCTTGATTTGTCTGGACGAAAATTACAAACCCCTCACCCGGGCGATTACCTGGGCCGATAACCGGGCTGTAAAATACGCAGACGAGTTGAAAAACAACGGAATTGGGATGGAACTCTACAAAAAGACCGGCGTGCCGGTTCACCCCATGACGCCATTAACCAAGATCATGTGGATTCGCAACGAACGCCCCGCCATCTACAAACAAACGCGGTACTTCGTCGGCATCAAAGAATACATTAACTACAAGCTGTTCGGGGTCCTCAAGGAGGACTACTCGATCGCGAACGCAACAGCTTTGTTCAACATCTTTACCATGGACTGGGACGACCAAGCTCTTTCCGTCGCGGGCGTAACGCGTGACCAGTTACCAGAACTCGTTGATACTACCTACCAATTAAAGGGGCTCAACGAACGCTACGCCAACATGATGGGGATTGATCAGGACCTGCCGTTTGTCATTGGGGCTTCCGATGGTCCCCTAGCTAACCTTGGCGTCGATGCCATCAAACCCGGCGTAGTAGCCGTAACGATTGGAACCTCGGGTGCCGTCCGGATTGTGAGTGACAAACCCCGCATTGATCCAAAGGCGCGGGTCTTTTGTTACTACCTCGCTAAGGATATGTGGGTCATCGGGGGACCAGTTAACAACGGTGGAATCGTCTTCCGGTGGATTCGAGACCAAATCTGTCTCCCCGAAAAGGTAACCGCCGAGGAAATGAATCTCGATGCGTACGACCTGTTGACTAAAATCGCTGCTTCGATTCCAGCTGGGTCGGACGGCCTAATCTTCCTACCTTTCTTAGGTGGCGAACGGGCTCCGATCTGGGATGCCGATGCCCGGGGAACCTTCTTCGGGTTAACCCGGCAACACACCCGGGCCAACATGATTCGGGCTGCGCTGGAAGGAATCGTCTACAACCTGTATACGGTTATGTTGGCGCTCGCCGAAGTGGTGGGCGAACCAACTAAGATTCAGGCTACGGGTGGCTTCGCCCACTCCGAACTCTGGCGGCAAATGTTAGCCGACATCTTCGAACAAGACGTCAACATCCCCGAAAGTGTCGAAGGAACGGCACTGGGAGCGGCGGTCTTAGGGATGTACAGTTTCAAGATGATTGATAGTCTGTACGACGTCGAAAAGTTTGTCGGGGTTACCAACACTCACAAACCAAATCCCGAAAACTACAAGGCTTACCGAGAATTAGTGCCAATTTACATTCGGCTGAGCCGCGCATTACAACCAGAATACAAGAACATTGCGAACTTCCAGCGCCAAAACGAGGCTGAAGATCCGCATGATACGGAAAAGTAATTAATTGAAAGAGGCTCTTTGTCAAATAGTACTAATTAGTAAATAATTTAATAAATGGGTCTGACCCTAGGCAATGGAATCCTTAATGGATTCTGTCGCCTTTTGTTTATAATTTTGGGAGAAATAGTTGTTCGAAAATGAGATTAAGATTCTAATTCTGAAATTTTTTAAACTACTATGACCATAAGCAGTTCTATTAATGACTTTAATTTCGTTATTAATCTCTTTTAAAGGCCCATTACTGAAGGAATAAGTAAAGCTATTTTCAATTTTTCTTGATGTCTTTTTAATGTACTTCTGACCCTTTTAATTGCTTCAGGAAGATTTTGATATTGATCTTGATGCTTAGCTGAATTAAGCAGATCGGTTAACTTCTGCTGATTATGCGTTTTGGTTACAATCTGAGTCATATCTTGATAGAAGTCATAAGCATCACGAAGTGATGGTGATAAGGAGAGTAATCTTTCAACAACTTCTGTATCAGTCAAACAAGCATATTGATAGTTTCTTCTTCGTTTGAAGACCGTGTAATCTAATTCTTCAACTTTTTTGAAAAGCAACTTGTATAACCTTTTTAATTGGCGATACTCAGGAGTATTACTGCCATACTCTTTCATGACCTTGATTCGTTATTTATTTAAAGCTGTGTAGGCTTGGTTAACAACATGAAAGCGGTCCGCTATGATTTGAGCTTAAGGAAATACTCGTTCGATTATACCTCGATAGGGAGAGAATAAATCTACGGTTACCGTTTTAACCGCGGCTCTAGCTAAAGCTGAATATATTAGAAAATAATCCTCCAATAATCTACCATTTCTGCTTTGAATGATATCCATTAGTTGGTGTGTGTCTGAGTTCATCAGTGCGATGCTCATTCCACTTGGCGACATTTTCCCTGATTTAAAATCATCAAAGGCAATGTGTTGGGGTAAATAGCGATAACCAGTTTTATGATATTTAGCTAAGCCTTCGGCTTGTCTCATCACGGTATTCGTCGAGATACCAAAATTTTCAGCGATTTGTTTGATAGTGATATTAGAGCTTAACTGGAGTGCTGCTTTAATCTTTAAATTTCTGAGAATATGATCGTTAGGATTAATGTCTTTCAATTTAGCTAATTCCGTATGATGACAGTATTTACAAATGTATTTTTGCTTCTTGATGATAAGAAAATTTAAGCCCCAAAGCCCTGCGGGTACCAAGTGTTGAACCGTTTTAAAGTCATTCTTATTCAAGTAATCTCCACAATTCTTGCACCTTAATTTATAAGTTAGAATAAAACGCCAATAATTTTTAGTGATGCCATCTTCTTTAACAATTGTTCTGGATTTCGTGGTATCATCAACAATGATATTAGGGTCTGTGAGACCTAATATCTCTTTGATTGTTATTTCATTAATAACAATTAACTCCTTTTGGGGTTGGGAACATATCGGGGGCTACCGATATGTTCTTTTTTATTTTCACTAATTATACAAAAAAGGATTTACTCCAATTGAATATCGGAATAAATCCTTTAAAAATGAATAAATGACATGTCCAACTTTAACTTTTCTTTAACAACTTAAATTATGTTAATTATCTATTAACAATATAAAATTTACCTCTACTAAAATAGTAACGTTTACATTCACTAACATCCTTAATAAACAAAATTTTTAATTCTATACCATGATATTTCATTTCACGTGATAAACTAGATAAACCTAAGCAAGATAAAAGCGGAAAGATTTTAGAATTAGATGACTTATTTAAGTGTTCTTTATTGGTTATAATACCCAAAACAAACACCATATTACTATTATCATTTTTTAATTCAAAATTTATCCTTTTTTTATTTTGATTTAAATAAACTTTTTTTATAAATTTAATAACCTTATCCTTATTCCCGTCAATCATTTCAGCTGAAGATCTTACCTGATTAAGCAAGTGACTAAAATTTTCGCCACTATATCCTTTTTTATTAAAAATAAAATGATATTTTTTGTCAAAATAAATCCAATCGCAAATTTCCATTGGACTTCGTGCTCCTTCAACTGGAAATGATTCTTTATCTAAATTTAGAATCTTATGATGATTATTATATACAACAATTTTATTGTAATCATTTTCTGAGTATTTCTTTAGTTTATAATTGGTATCCTTTTTTGAATTTTCTTTGGATAATCCAACAGAATTCAAAGATTTTCTTTTTTCATCCTTAATAATAATTTCTGGATATTGAGTAAATGGAAAGTATAACGGAAATGTATATTCCTCAATTTTATCTATACGTGAAAATACACGTTCTATAAAACTATTGTTAAATGCATACCATTTTCCAAAAATTAGAACATAATTCTTATTATTGGAGGTATCCCTGTAGAAATATTGACAGCATTCATAAACATGCTTGCCTATATTCAAATTTTCACCATTTGAATTATATTCATTAACAACTAACTTATTTTTAAGAATATAAATTAATGGATTTTTGGGGGCTTGGGCTTGGGCTTGGGCTTGGGCTTGGGCTTGGGCTTGGGCTTGGGCTTGGGCTTGGGCTTGGGCTTTAAAATAATCTTCTATATTAATTTCAAGTGAATCTCCACCAAATTTTTTTAAAATATTCCTATCAAAATAGTCCTCAATATTATTTTCATCAAAAAATTTATTTATTTTCATAGACGATATCTTATCAAAGATACTTAAATCAAGTTGATCATACATATATTTTGTGCTTAACTTATTAATTTTAATATAATGAACATCATCATTTTCTTCTCTTTTTTCATAAGTAAAAGACAATCTATTATCATTATTTTTTCGAGAATTACTAATAAATAAATGCTCCAAATAATCTTCAAAATTATTTTCTTGTTCATTAACCTCTTTTAATTCTATCACTTCATTTTCCCAATTTATTTTTGGAGACATTGATTCTAAATATGACATTCTATCAATAATATTTAAAATATCAAATAAAGATTTAAATTCAGAACTTATACTTAAAAATATCCCATTGTTTATTAAAATATGAATATCATTTTCATTTATTTTAATAAGTTTTGAATATATATTTATTATACGAATATAACAAAAATAATCTATAAGTAGGTTATAATCACAACTAGTAATAATATTATCATTAACATTTTCATTTAAAAAATATGATATAAACTTACATTTATATCGATAAAGGTTTCCTATATAATTCAATAATTTAAATTTAATTAACAAATTATTACATTTATAAGAATTTGTATAAGAACTTGATAATTTATTAAAATTTTTGTGTTTTAAAATTCCTTTACCAATAAACTTCGTAGCTAGAAAAGGCATTTCTTCATCTACTATTCTTGATAGAGGGATTGATCTATTATTTGTTGTTTTTTTATTATTTCTTATATATGGATATTCAGAAAAATCAATTGCCGATATATTCTTAATATCATCTAAATCTAAGGATCGTCTAATTATTTCATTAGGAAAATCTTTTTCAATATATTTATTGTTTAGTAAACTTCGTCCATTTCCAAAAGAAATAGCATAAATATTTTTATTTTCTTTATCACTTATAATTATTAAGACATTATATTTAATTTGCCTCAAATCAAATTTATCATCAGTAAAATATGATATGATATCAGACCATCCGGGAGAAACGGGATAAACTCTTTGTAAATATAATTTCCCATTATATCCATGCAAGAGCCTAATGTCGCTGCTTAAATCTCTTTCTACTATATGATAGTCTTTATTCTTTTCATCATGTTTATCAATATTTTTTATGAGATCATCAATTATCAAATTGTTCTTATTAATATTTTTTAAACTTCTTACAATACAATTAACATCATTAAATTCTTGATTTTCATTTAAACATTCAACGT from Fructilactobacillus ixorae includes the following:
- a CDS encoding Gfo/Idh/MocA family protein — its product is MIKLGTIGTNWITERMIEAAHATGEYQLTAVYSRHEASGRELAKGHEPATVYTDLEQFLSDPNVEVVYIASPNVLHYEQILQALQHDKHVIVEKPAVLTPYQYQSVMDELARHPQVRYFEAARNVHMPAFAAVRDYLSGLDTGVDGAEFTFSQYSSRYDQVLAGQVPNVFNPQFGGGALTDLGIYPVYDAVGLFGVPERVAYYPTMISTGVDGKGTAILNYGAFDVTLNFSKLSNSTHNSEIYHGREIITFDSAGEVTEASIIQNNQRQILSQLYGKNPMIPEMTDFARVLQEPTQPQNVADYELWLEQMQNVNLVMSRLASAAGLEYPTKLEADE
- a CDS encoding MetQ/NlpA family ABC transporter substrate-binding protein; this translates as MKKKYIISGIVVVFAILFIVTFIIKPKQDDGKTIRLASSPGPYSELFLKGVKPILEQEGYRVKNQSFSDLSLADVAINNGEADLNVDQHTAYMNNFNHEKHAHLTALTKIPTVPTGIYPAQKHSLKEVAKGDSVAIPNDPSNMARAYNVLVKAGWITLKPGVDPIKATSKDIATNKYDLKIKEMQDVQIPRSRSDFAYVILPGSTAYPAKISTKTMLLAEDIKPDYYLVVAVDQKSAKQKWAKAVSKAYHSKKFKQYLQDHNKQSFWKLPAGY
- a CDS encoding helix-turn-helix domain-containing protein, with the protein product MKNKFAQQLKKLRSNRGLSQAELAEQLFISRQAVSKWEAGTATPDLNTLIKLTELLECSLDELVSAQPSPGEQPVPSHQMNGWEFLHRDWWLIFPVGGFLVWALKTLVPFFS
- a CDS encoding phosphoglycerate dehydrogenase; translation: MDYKIAVPQTLAVAGKQQLREHGFTVVELPDQQVSTLLNLAPDAFGIILATAPFPKETIHQMPNLKIIARNGVGYDNLDVPYLKQHGVLVTITPLANAGTVAETTLTAMLALSKHIVPATNAMRAGEWAAARTHLGFDLAGKTVGIIGYGRIGKMVEQKMSALDMRILINSPHATTAAYGTIVDRDTLLRESDVVTLHLPVRPDTKNSIATREFQLMKPSAVLINFARGAVVNTADLVTALQTGVIQGAALDVFDQEPLPKSSPLYQLENVLLTPHIASNTVECTNRMATDAASEIIRVAEGAEPQWPVH
- a CDS encoding GH25 family lysozyme; this encodes MQAQTRSDYQRAHRRRLSRKLGWTSVILVGLVLLGVLIGHHVINRHARQQVFLRNYPVRGVMLDQTDEYADFNQLQTNGVKYVYLRATQGASLTDDDFNNNYTRSIGSGLKVGVYHQYSFSSSVREQEQNLKRTLGNNIGDLPIMINLSYYNDYNAETVDRKQLARRMRQLVAWTQHYSQRPVLIKTSATNYQVLKRIPHTEFLLPRAKSGRHVTFASLAKQEQLYNNGKGSAFRMTAFRGSTVQWNQYLQVLKQHEIRSDAA
- a CDS encoding DEAD/DEAH box helicase; the encoded protein is MLEQFETRFAQLGYAAPTAIQTAVYEPMIDGGSDIVALSPTGSGKTVAFLMPILANLLAGGGPQVIILEPSQELAMQVTNVIRAWAGPFHAQVLPIIGGANVKRQQEKLKKRPEIIVGTPGRVLNLLQDRKLKPQGIETVVVDEADDLLQDDSRAKVRAIVGTVPRDAQVAYFSATDSDVLHHLETEMGKPATVIDVRKQDQSRGVVRHGQFEVSRGKRNDVLNRLTKLPNFKALVFFNQSQDLNRAYNFFKHQGYAPVEKLSGSETKMQRERALKAFRKGQFKLLLTTDVAARGLDIPKLPAVINYDLPGDATTYIHRVGRTGRMGEPGLVINFGDDHDLRDLKKCLRDTDYDLQPIYYYRGKLVDHVEAPAGANPAQPKPTTTATQPASTTRPGTPTQPVVSNPPKQRKRKKNRRRDQKNKGKHWPK
- a CDS encoding PadR family transcriptional regulator translates to MKGKEIILGLLETRGPLTGYEINEIIQNQLSHFYDGSYGMIYPTLRKLEQDALVTKRQVNQTEKPNKNVFSILPAGQTAFRQALTSELATDTFKSDFLLKMYFGDQLTPAQKRTLVQQELDLKQLKLDALHANLTDWQARGMTENQRLTANYGIATYTAQIKVLKEALQQLTRS